A genomic segment from Glycine max cultivar Williams 82 chromosome 1, Glycine_max_v4.0, whole genome shotgun sequence encodes:
- the LOC100783778 gene encoding 7-deoxyloganetic acid glucosyltransferase has protein sequence MAKAHVLIFPLPLPGHLGSMLKLAELLALDNIHVTFVDTENIHIRLTRFGDIQELSECYPTLHFKTIPDCYDEEGEHPGFGDRVGDFITSTAQHAKPFLRDILVSQHSPGIPKVSCIIQDGIFGALSSDFAAELRIPLIHFRTVSSCCFWAYFCVPKLLDCKELPIKGEEDMDRIIRNMPGMENLLRCRDLPSFCRPNTEGNFLEWAVFRTRQSLAADALMLNTFEDLEGSVLSQMGQHFPKLYTIGPIHHHLKIRKAESNKAKDIPTFKNSLFQVDRSCMAWLEAQPQGSVIYVSFGSSTIVKREDLMEIWHGLVNSKKRFLWVMRPDIVAAKDNDDRIPAEVEEGTRERGLIVGWAPQEDVLAHKAVGGFFTHNGWNSTLDSVVAGVPMICWPYFADQQINSRFVSEVWKLGLDMKDVCDRHVVEKMVNDLMVHRKEEFLKSAQEMAMLAHKSVTPGGSSYSSFDDLIQYIKSASKEKN, from the exons ATGGCAAAAGCACACGTGCTGATCTTCCCTCTTCCATTGCCAGGCCATTTAGGCTCCATGCTCAAGCTCGCCGAGCTTCTTGCCCTAGACAATATCCACGTCACCTTTGTCGATACCGAGAACATCCACATTCGCCTCACTCGTTTCGGGGACATTCAAGAACTCTCAGAATGCTACCCCACGCTCCATTTCAAGACCATTCCCGATTGTTACGATGAAGAAGGCGAGCACCCTGGATTCGGAGACCGTGTTGGGGACTTCATTACATCTACGGCTCAGCACGCCAAGCCCTTTTTGAGAGACATTCTGGTGTCCCAGCACAGTCCTGGAATTCCCAAAGTTAGTTGCATTATTCAGGATGGAATCTTCGGTGCCCTTTCctctgattttgctgctgagttACGTATACCACTCATTCATTTTCGAACCGTCAGTTCCTGTTGCTTCTGGGCTTATTTCTGTGTTCCAAAGCTCTTAGACTGCAAAGAACTTCCCATTAAAG GAGAAGAGGACATGGACCGCATAATAAGGAATATGCCAGGCATGGAAAACTTGCTTCGGTGCAGAGACCTTCCAAGTTTCTGCAGACCAAACACAGAGGGGAACTTTCTGGAGTGGGCAGTGTTCCGAACCCGACAATCACTTGCAGCAGACGCACTCATGCTCAACACATTTGAGGATCTAGAAGGCTCTGTCCTCTCCCAAATGGGTCAGCACTTCCCCAAACTCTACACCATTGGCCCTATCCACCACCATTTGAAAATCAGAAAAGCAGAATCCAACAAAGCAAAAGACATTCCCACGTTTAAGAACAGTCTTTTCCAAGTGGACAGGAGCTGCATGGCGTGGCTCGAAGCTCAGCCACAAGGGTCCGTCATATACGTCAGCTTCGGCAGTTCCACGATTGTGAAAAGAGAGGACTTGATGGAGATTTGGCACGGTTTGGTGAACAGCAAGAAACGGTTCCTGTGGGTGATGCGGCCTGACATTGTGGCGGCGAAAGACAATGATGACCGGATACCGGCTGAGGTGGAGGAAGGGACTAGAGAGAGGGGGCTCATTGTGGGGTGGGCCCCGCAAGAGGATGTGCTGGCCCACAAGGCCGTTGGTGGGTTCTTCACCCACAACGGCTGGAACTCAACCTTGGACAGTGTGGTGGCTGGGGTGCCCATGATTTGCTGGCCTTACTTTGCGGATCAGCAGATTAACAGCAGGTTTGTGAGTGAGGTTTGGAAACTTGGGTTGGACATGAAAGATGTGTGTGATAGACACGTTGTGGAGAAGATGGTTAATGATCTCATGGTTCATAGGAAGGAGGAGTTTCTTAAATCAGCTCAAGAAATGGCTATGTTGGCTCACAAGAGTGTTACTCCTGGTGGTTCCTCTTACTCTAGTTTTGACGATTTGATTCAGTACATAAAATCAGCaagcaaggaaaaaaattaa
- the LOC102668838 gene encoding uncharacterized protein At2g29880, whose translation MMSTLMRNNSGFGWDPIGKTFTAHEDVWKDYLKSHPSHSKLRGKSMVDYEYLKIVVGGGVSSGNNSISVDPDDTDATTFEPENRTVGIEEFSYDPNNDTFITPNNYEPAYQPPSPNQPSPPSHPL comes from the exons ATGATGTCAACCCTTATGCGCAACAACTCTGGCTTTGGATGGGACCCAATTGGAAAAACTTTCACTGCTCATGAGGATGTATGGAAAGATTACTTAAAG tcccaCCCAAGTCACAGCAAACTTCGAGGAAAAAGTATGGTTGATTATGAGTATTTGAAGATCGTTGTTGGGGGTGGAGTTTCTAGCGGGAATAATTCTATATCAGTCGATCCAGATGATACTGATGCAACAACTTTTGAGCCAGAAAATAGAACTGTTGGGATAGAAGAATTTTCATATGATCCTAATAATGATACATTCATAACACCAAATAACTATGAACCAGCATATCAGCCTCCATCACCAAACCAACCAAGTCCACCATCCCACCCCCTTTAG
- the LOC100801442 gene encoding uncharacterized protein isoform X1, protein MAMLGEDGRGYELARKLDTCGVWRTWLGDATYANFAPFLSSPSAWDSFITSTTHIPLQLRVRALLFDKATASLSPNPNPSLSIQRLNPSYLQLHADDIYFTLDADSKNQSKPSSSTGSRYVESELPETWYNLVIEKYKANKNLVSGESRSPADMASYINYVTNHKKRRVAFKEDVNSVTDHALQPNGGGGLVADDDSPVFPEIAYALNCVPDSALPLSERVENNSSNQKVVKVFSVLDTLPPIAATRSSVMMERLGVRPDIGSVEHGGGVSSGKFGAEGNGKVIGPEQAAKLSQKAVARILLGVGFEGAMEGSVEDFSEVLSKRISKIGSNLRVLADSYKKQCSAIELLKMLLKTVGFSNFTPLVDVVKDGSKNNVQQSQQQIHGMQPQLQQQQQSSLRLPQQLQMQRQMHPQMQQMIHSQNMAFHQQQHQQQQQQFERLRRRAAAATPRPAMDIDKERPLVQVKIENQDLPLDGNNAFTSRHPQIQQFRQQQQQQQIAAMSNFHPQSGTQFRHMGSLQIPSIQSPNTSMVRAPPVKVEGFSELMGGDSTSKHDLEENRLTSPNVLAP, encoded by the exons ATGGCTATGCTGGGGGAGGACGGTCGCGGCTACGAACTGGCACGGAAGCTTGACACGTGCGGCGTGTGGCGAACCTGGCTCGGCGACGCCACCTACGCCAACTTCGCACCCTTCCTCTCTTCCCCTTCCGCCTGGGACTCCTTCATCACCTCCACCACTCACATCCCTCTCCAACTCAGAGTCCGCGCCCTCCTCTTCGACAAAGCCACCGCTTCCCTCTCCCCAAACCCTAATCCCTCTCTCTCTATCCAACGCCTCAACCCTAGTTACCTCCAACTGCACGCCGACGACATCTACTTCACCCTCGACGCCGACTCTAAG AATCAATCCAAGCCTTCTTCCTCGACTGGATCCAGGTATGTTGAATCTGAACTTCCGGAAACGTGGTATAATCTAGTAATTGAAAAGTACAAAGCTAATAAGAACTTGGTTTCCGGCGAGTCGCGTTCGCCGGCGGATATGGCTTCTTATATTAACTACGTTACTAATCATAAGAAGCGGCGCGTGGCGTTTAAGGAAGATGTGAACTCCGTTACGGATCACGCGCTGCAACCGAACGGTGGTGGTGGTTTAGTTGCTGATGATGATTCCCCGGTTTTTCCGGAGATAGCGTACGCGTTGAACTGCGTGCCTGATAGCGCGCTTCCGTTGAGTGAGAGAGTGGAGAATAATAGTAGTAACCAGAAGGTTGTGAAGGTGTTTAGTGTTCTTGATACCTTGCCTCCTATTGCGGCGACAAGGAGTTCCGTTATGATGGAGAGGCTCGGGGTTAGGCCTGATATTGGTAGTGTGGAGCATGGAGGAGGGGTGTCGAGTGGGAAATTTGGAGCTGAAGGGAATGGGAAAGTTATTGGGCCTGAGCAAGCAGCGAAATTGTCGCAGAAGGCGGTGGCACGGATTTTGTTGGGCGTGGGGTTTGAAGGTGCCATGGAAGGTTCAGTTGAGGACTTCTCTGAAGTGTTGAGTAAACGGATAAGTAAAATAGGATCAAATTTGAGAGTGCTTGCTGATAGTTACAAGAAACAGTGCTCGGCCATTGAGCTTCTGAAGATGTTGCTGAAAACAGTAGGGTTTAG TAATTTTACACCATTAGTGGATGTGGTTAAAGATGGCTCAAAGAATAATGTACAACAGAGTCAGCAACAAATTCATGGAATGCAGCCACAGCTACAGCAACAACAGCAGAGTTCCCTTCGGCTGCCTCAACAA CTTCAAATGCAGAGGCAAATGCATCCGCAGATGCAGCAGATGATTCATTCCCAAAATATGGCTTTTCATCAgcagcaacatcaacaacaacagcagcagttTGAGAGATTGCGAAGGCGTGCAGCAGCAGCTACTCCTCGCCCTGCTATGGATATAGATAAAGAAAGACCATTGGTTCAAGTCAAGATTGAAAACCAAGACTTACCACTTGATGGTAATAATGCCTTCACTTCTAGACATCCTCAAATTCAGCAGTTtaggcagcagcagcagcagcaacagaTAGCTGCAATGTCAAATTTCCATCCTCAATCTGGCACTCAGTTCAGACACATGGGTTCCTTACAGATTCCTTCAATTCAGTCACC GAACACTAGCATGGTTAGAGCCCCGCCTGTGAAGGTGGAGGGCTTCTCGGAATTGATGGGTGGGGATTCTACATCGAAGCATGATCTGGAGGAAAATAGGCTGACTTCTCCCAACG TGCTGGCTCCTTGA
- the LOC100801442 gene encoding uncharacterized protein isoform X2: MAMLGEDGRGYELARKLDTCGVWRTWLGDATYANFAPFLSSPSAWDSFITSTTHIPLQLRVRALLFDKATASLSPNPNPSLSIQRLNPSYLQLHADDIYFTLDADSKNQSKPSSSTGSRYVESELPETWYNLVIEKYKANKNLVSGESRSPADMASYINYVTNHKKRRVAFKEDVNSVTDHALQPNGGGGLVADDDSPVFPEIAYALNCVPDSALPLSERVENNSSNQKVVKVFSVLDTLPPIAATRSSVMMERLGVRPDIGSVEHGGGVSSGKFGAEGNGKVIGPEQAAKLSQKAVARILLGVGFEGAMEGSVEDFSEVLSKRISKIGSNLRVLADSYKKQCSAIELLKMLLKTVGFSNFTPLVDVVKDGSKNNVQQSQQQIHGMQPQLQQQQQSSLRLPQQLQMQRQMHPQMQQMIHSQNMAFHQQQHQQQQQQFERLRRRAAAATPRPAMDIDKERPLVQVKIENQDLPLDGNNAFTSRHPQIQQFRQQQQQQQIAAMSNFHPQSGTQFRHMGSLQIPSIQSPNTSMVRAPPVKVEGFSELMGGDSTSKHDLEENRLTSPNGK, from the exons ATGGCTATGCTGGGGGAGGACGGTCGCGGCTACGAACTGGCACGGAAGCTTGACACGTGCGGCGTGTGGCGAACCTGGCTCGGCGACGCCACCTACGCCAACTTCGCACCCTTCCTCTCTTCCCCTTCCGCCTGGGACTCCTTCATCACCTCCACCACTCACATCCCTCTCCAACTCAGAGTCCGCGCCCTCCTCTTCGACAAAGCCACCGCTTCCCTCTCCCCAAACCCTAATCCCTCTCTCTCTATCCAACGCCTCAACCCTAGTTACCTCCAACTGCACGCCGACGACATCTACTTCACCCTCGACGCCGACTCTAAG AATCAATCCAAGCCTTCTTCCTCGACTGGATCCAGGTATGTTGAATCTGAACTTCCGGAAACGTGGTATAATCTAGTAATTGAAAAGTACAAAGCTAATAAGAACTTGGTTTCCGGCGAGTCGCGTTCGCCGGCGGATATGGCTTCTTATATTAACTACGTTACTAATCATAAGAAGCGGCGCGTGGCGTTTAAGGAAGATGTGAACTCCGTTACGGATCACGCGCTGCAACCGAACGGTGGTGGTGGTTTAGTTGCTGATGATGATTCCCCGGTTTTTCCGGAGATAGCGTACGCGTTGAACTGCGTGCCTGATAGCGCGCTTCCGTTGAGTGAGAGAGTGGAGAATAATAGTAGTAACCAGAAGGTTGTGAAGGTGTTTAGTGTTCTTGATACCTTGCCTCCTATTGCGGCGACAAGGAGTTCCGTTATGATGGAGAGGCTCGGGGTTAGGCCTGATATTGGTAGTGTGGAGCATGGAGGAGGGGTGTCGAGTGGGAAATTTGGAGCTGAAGGGAATGGGAAAGTTATTGGGCCTGAGCAAGCAGCGAAATTGTCGCAGAAGGCGGTGGCACGGATTTTGTTGGGCGTGGGGTTTGAAGGTGCCATGGAAGGTTCAGTTGAGGACTTCTCTGAAGTGTTGAGTAAACGGATAAGTAAAATAGGATCAAATTTGAGAGTGCTTGCTGATAGTTACAAGAAACAGTGCTCGGCCATTGAGCTTCTGAAGATGTTGCTGAAAACAGTAGGGTTTAG TAATTTTACACCATTAGTGGATGTGGTTAAAGATGGCTCAAAGAATAATGTACAACAGAGTCAGCAACAAATTCATGGAATGCAGCCACAGCTACAGCAACAACAGCAGAGTTCCCTTCGGCTGCCTCAACAA CTTCAAATGCAGAGGCAAATGCATCCGCAGATGCAGCAGATGATTCATTCCCAAAATATGGCTTTTCATCAgcagcaacatcaacaacaacagcagcagttTGAGAGATTGCGAAGGCGTGCAGCAGCAGCTACTCCTCGCCCTGCTATGGATATAGATAAAGAAAGACCATTGGTTCAAGTCAAGATTGAAAACCAAGACTTACCACTTGATGGTAATAATGCCTTCACTTCTAGACATCCTCAAATTCAGCAGTTtaggcagcagcagcagcagcaacagaTAGCTGCAATGTCAAATTTCCATCCTCAATCTGGCACTCAGTTCAGACACATGGGTTCCTTACAGATTCCTTCAATTCAGTCACC GAACACTAGCATGGTTAGAGCCCCGCCTGTGAAGGTGGAGGGCTTCTCGGAATTGATGGGTGGGGATTCTACATCGAAGCATGATCTGGAGGAAAATAGGCTGACTTCTCCCAACGGTAAATAG
- the LOC100801442 gene encoding uncharacterized protein isoform X3, which translates to MAMLGEDGRGYELARKLDTCGVWRTWLGDATYANFAPFLSSPSAWDSFITSTTHIPLQLRVRALLFDKATASLSPNPNPSLSIQRLNPSYLQLHADDIYFTLDADSKNQSKPSSSTGSRYVESELPETWYNLVIEKYKANKNLVSGESRSPADMASYINYVTNHKKRRVAFKEDVNSVTDHALQPNGGGGLVADDDSPVFPEIAYALNCVPDSALPLSERVENNSSNQKVVKVFSVLDTLPPIAATRSSVMMERLGVRPDIGSVEHGGGVSSGKFGAEGNGKVIGPEQAAKLSQKAVARILLGVGFEGAMEGSVEDFSEVLSKRISKIGSNLRVLADSYKKQCSAIELLKMLLKTVGFSNFTPLVDVVKDGSKNNVQQSQQQIHGMQPQLQQQQQSSLRLPQQRQMHPQMQQMIHSQNMAFHQQQHQQQQQQFERLRRRAAAATPRPAMDIDKERPLVQVKIENQDLPLDGNNAFTSRHPQIQQFRQQQQQQQIAAMSNFHPQSGTQFRHMGSLQIPSIQSPNTSMVRAPPVKVEGFSELMGGDSTSKHDLEENRLTSPNVLAP; encoded by the exons ATGGCTATGCTGGGGGAGGACGGTCGCGGCTACGAACTGGCACGGAAGCTTGACACGTGCGGCGTGTGGCGAACCTGGCTCGGCGACGCCACCTACGCCAACTTCGCACCCTTCCTCTCTTCCCCTTCCGCCTGGGACTCCTTCATCACCTCCACCACTCACATCCCTCTCCAACTCAGAGTCCGCGCCCTCCTCTTCGACAAAGCCACCGCTTCCCTCTCCCCAAACCCTAATCCCTCTCTCTCTATCCAACGCCTCAACCCTAGTTACCTCCAACTGCACGCCGACGACATCTACTTCACCCTCGACGCCGACTCTAAG AATCAATCCAAGCCTTCTTCCTCGACTGGATCCAGGTATGTTGAATCTGAACTTCCGGAAACGTGGTATAATCTAGTAATTGAAAAGTACAAAGCTAATAAGAACTTGGTTTCCGGCGAGTCGCGTTCGCCGGCGGATATGGCTTCTTATATTAACTACGTTACTAATCATAAGAAGCGGCGCGTGGCGTTTAAGGAAGATGTGAACTCCGTTACGGATCACGCGCTGCAACCGAACGGTGGTGGTGGTTTAGTTGCTGATGATGATTCCCCGGTTTTTCCGGAGATAGCGTACGCGTTGAACTGCGTGCCTGATAGCGCGCTTCCGTTGAGTGAGAGAGTGGAGAATAATAGTAGTAACCAGAAGGTTGTGAAGGTGTTTAGTGTTCTTGATACCTTGCCTCCTATTGCGGCGACAAGGAGTTCCGTTATGATGGAGAGGCTCGGGGTTAGGCCTGATATTGGTAGTGTGGAGCATGGAGGAGGGGTGTCGAGTGGGAAATTTGGAGCTGAAGGGAATGGGAAAGTTATTGGGCCTGAGCAAGCAGCGAAATTGTCGCAGAAGGCGGTGGCACGGATTTTGTTGGGCGTGGGGTTTGAAGGTGCCATGGAAGGTTCAGTTGAGGACTTCTCTGAAGTGTTGAGTAAACGGATAAGTAAAATAGGATCAAATTTGAGAGTGCTTGCTGATAGTTACAAGAAACAGTGCTCGGCCATTGAGCTTCTGAAGATGTTGCTGAAAACAGTAGGGTTTAG TAATTTTACACCATTAGTGGATGTGGTTAAAGATGGCTCAAAGAATAATGTACAACAGAGTCAGCAACAAATTCATGGAATGCAGCCACAGCTACAGCAACAACAGCAGAGTTCCCTTCGGCTGCCTCAACAA AGGCAAATGCATCCGCAGATGCAGCAGATGATTCATTCCCAAAATATGGCTTTTCATCAgcagcaacatcaacaacaacagcagcagttTGAGAGATTGCGAAGGCGTGCAGCAGCAGCTACTCCTCGCCCTGCTATGGATATAGATAAAGAAAGACCATTGGTTCAAGTCAAGATTGAAAACCAAGACTTACCACTTGATGGTAATAATGCCTTCACTTCTAGACATCCTCAAATTCAGCAGTTtaggcagcagcagcagcagcaacagaTAGCTGCAATGTCAAATTTCCATCCTCAATCTGGCACTCAGTTCAGACACATGGGTTCCTTACAGATTCCTTCAATTCAGTCACC GAACACTAGCATGGTTAGAGCCCCGCCTGTGAAGGTGGAGGGCTTCTCGGAATTGATGGGTGGGGATTCTACATCGAAGCATGATCTGGAGGAAAATAGGCTGACTTCTCCCAACG TGCTGGCTCCTTGA